The Triticum aestivum cultivar Chinese Spring chromosome 7B, IWGSC CS RefSeq v2.1, whole genome shotgun sequence genome window below encodes:
- the LOC123156644 gene encoding two-component response regulator ORR24-like, whose product MGGDRRQMMDDAAEDKFPEGLRILVVDDDRVCLKVLEALLRRCKYQPTTVMDGKTALRMLMAGKQQFDLVITDVRMPDMDGFKLLELIRLEMDLPVIMISIDCDKKVVMKGIDHGASDFMVKPVCTHELKNIWQHVQRRRNPKAISHISDHDNDVQRVQPATTNKSKYSGNKRNGGDDSSKNNEGTHISAIHRKPRMTWTIALHNKFLEAINRIGLDRAVPKKKYRLHLKKVKSNPSGDAYERWNSSYNMNNKGNFMHNHEHGRWSVSSGGTASWSTNKYGSTDHLAPPMNIQSNFYMGSYLPFISNTTSMGCFTERLAPFNMASNISSVGTMWNGSSALDASRTSTNDTHLVNSERTTLMLHNLQTDDFISLTRLHDGGDRASIFPMQEGTLNQQPLIDHLNEINAFSMDDMFSNMHVEDFTGDVAIMEEA is encoded by the exons ATGGGTGGGGACAGAAGGCAGATGATGGATGACGCGGCGGAGGACAAGTTTCCCGAGGGgttacgcatcctcgtcgttgacGACGACCGCGTCTGCCTCAAGGTACTTGAAGCCCTCTTGCGCCGCTGCAAGTACCAAC CAACGACGGTGATGGATGGAAAGACGGCGCTGAGGATGCTCATGGCGGGGAAGCAGCAGTTCGACCTGGTCATCACCGACGTGCGCATGCCGGACATGGACGGCTTCAAGCTCCTCGAGCTCATCCGCCTCGAGATGGATCTGCCCGTCATCA TGATATCCATTGATTGCGACAAGAAGGTTGTGATGAAGGGGATAGATCATGGCGCGTCCGACTTTATGGTGAAGCCGGTCTGTACCCATGAGCTCAAAAACATATGGCAACATGTTCAAAGGCGGAGAAATCCCAAAGCAATAAGCCACATCAGCGATCATGACAATGATGTCCAGAGAGTTCAACCAGCGACTACTAACAAGAGTAAGTACTCAGGGAATAAGAGAAATGGCGGAGATGATTCTAGCAAGAACAATGAGGGCACACATATATCCGCCATCCACAGAAAGCCCAGGATGACATGGACAATTGCGCTGCATAACAAGTTTCTAGAAGCTATCAACCGGATCGGCCTTGATA GGGCTGTTCCAAAAAAG AAGTATAGATTGCACTTAAAAAAAGTCAAGTCAAATCCCTCTGGTGATGCATATGAAAGATGGAACTCATCTTACAACATGAACAACAAGGGCAATTTCATGCATAATCATGAACATGGAAGATGGAGTGTGTCCTCTGGTGGCACTGCCTCTTGGAGTACAAACAAGTATGGTTCAACGGATCACTTGGCTCCGCCGATGAACATCCAAAGCAACTTCTACATGGGGTCATACCTCC CATTCATAAGCAACACCACATCAATGGGATGCTTCACTGAGCGGCTGGCACCATTCAACATGGCAAGCAACATAAGCTCAGTAGGAACGATGTGGAACGGTAGCTCTGCACTTGATGCAAGTAGAACTTCAACTAATGATACTCATCTGGTCAATAGTGAAAGAACTACTTTGATGCTTCACAACCTTCAGACAGATGATTTCATCTCATTGACCCGGCTACATGATGGTGGGGATAGAGCTAGCATTTTTCCTATGCAAGAAGGCACACTTAATCAGCAACCTCTTATTGATCATTTGAATGAAATCAATGCCTTCTCAATGGATGATATGTTTTCCAACATGCACGTGGAA GATTTCACTGGAGATGTTGCTATCATGGAAGAAGCATGA